The following proteins are encoded in a genomic region of Triticum dicoccoides isolate Atlit2015 ecotype Zavitan chromosome 1B, WEW_v2.0, whole genome shotgun sequence:
- the LOC119298702 gene encoding uncharacterized protein LOC119298702, which produces MRGLFRHDTTTRWASVELWVVVPAVLVLIKFAVGSLGPRFVLARQINPAVMLLHTLSYYSVSYTLGLMKPSVAKEDAGATFNVFFQVWAVLIVTLQDSASIGRPYRPKEMTLVDLLSSLWSANQLRTHTALDIKVPLWVIWTIHACRIIWYFLSSSKAAQASDDNVKLVSDYMSLETRSTNANADTGTMEAYNYLVDGEDLQEKDIQQRSFTDANAATATMEGCNYLVDGEDRQKKKIEPPSFRFELNKTRPGELITVDKVWTWTRPGNDDDRLLGKDTDGDNKFKDVCLSFALYKMLRRRFLNLPIPEAKDKAVRDLVANVILEDTREYERAFRVTEVELSFLQDFSYSKHAVVFAGGFPIIRPILSLLMAAVALYLAYAVRDIPSRSIAKTTTGHMTRISHGVLVTHFLIFIVVCRELWEIGVYVLSQWTKVIILCHYIRLKIRQGQDSTHQRMVAMLARIMFRLVWRGEWNQKIHLHNLLMRKRPLGLRFVKLPTEVKKEIFGTLKGLIAQASLSAKKSPSSPVETTNNQILQSYLGKAFPDKPGDGPNGPTVPSIERIHKRLQRDTHKILGWHVATSLCQKDSHITANIGDDMYKLVKAPADGVLSELSRNYNTAVTLSNYCVHLVKEALLPDNGLMARKVFHAVRVEVRDALRGSRTPGDDSIFNIGTQLKAVLKERYSKEDLWKNLARFWVGYLLYLSASTRVAKHRMHLQGRGELTTHLWALLSHAGFLGEDTAHGQQLLDTVDGAGASSVE; this is translated from the exons ATGAGAGGGCTGTTCCGCCATGACACCACCACCCGTTGGGCCAGCGTTGAGCTATGGGTGGTGGTGCCGGCGGTGCTGGTGTTGATCAAGTTCGCCGTCGGCAGCTTGGGGCCCCGATTCGTTCTGGCCCGTCAGATCAACCCGGCCGTCATGCTTCTGCACACCCTGAGTTACTACTCCGTCAGCTACACCCTGGGGTTGATGAAGCCGTCCGTCGCCAAGGAAGACGCAGGCGCCACGTTCAACGTCTTCTTCCAGGTGTGGGCCGTCCTCATCGTCACCTTGCAGGACAGCGCCAGCATAGGGCGACCATACAGGCCAAAGGAGATGACCCTGGTGGACCTGCTGTCGTCGCTGTGGTCGGCCAACCAGCTTCGGACGCACACGGCGCTCGACATCAAGGTGCCCCTCTGGGTCATCTGGACCATCCACGCCTGCCGGATCATATGGTACTTCCTCtcctccagcaaagccgcccaggcCAGCGACGATAACGTGAAGCTCGTCAGCGACTACATGTCGCTGGAGACGCGCAGCACCAACGCTAATGCCGACACGGGCACCATGGAAGCCTACAATTACCTGGTTGATGGCGAAGATCTGCAGGAAAAGGATATCCAGCAGCGGAGCTTCACTGACGCTAATGCCGCCACGGCCACCATGGAAGGCTGCAACTACCTGGTTGATGGTGAAGATCGGCAGAAGAAGAAGATCGAGCCGCCGAGCTTCAGGTTTGAGCTGAACAAGACGCGGCCAGGTGAGCTCATCACGGTGGATAAGGTATGGACTTGGACCCGGCCTGGCAATGACGATGACAGGTTGCTGGGGAAGGACACAGACGGCGACAACAAGTTCAAGGACGTGTGCCTCTCCTTCGCGCTATACAAGATGCTACGCCGGCGCTTCCTCAACTTGCCCATACCGGAGGCCAAGGACAAGGCAGTTCGGGACCTCGTCGCGAATGTCATTCTGGAGGACACACGCGAGTACGAGAGGGCCTTCCGCGTCACGGAGGTGGAGCTCTCCTTCCTTCAAGACTTCTCCTACAGCAAGCATGCCGTAGTGTTCGCTGGCGGCTTCCCTATCATCAGGCCCATCCTGTCATTGTTAATGGCTGCGGTTGCCTTGTACCTGGCCTATGCTGTCCGTGACATACCCAGCAGGAGCATCGCCAAGACCACGACCGGTCACATGACCAGGATTTCTCATGGGGTCTTGGTCACCCACTTCCTCATTTTCATCGTCGTGTGCAGAGAGCTTTGGGAGATTGGTGTCTATGTGTTGTCGCAGTGGACAAAGGTCATCATCCTCTGCCACTACATCAGGCTGAAAATACGCCAAGGGCAGGATTCAACACACCAGCGCATGGTGGCAATGCTGGCGAGGATCATGTTCAGGCTCGTCTGGAGGGGCGAGTGGAATCAAAAGATTCACCTGCACAATCTACTAATGCGAAAGAGACCACTCGGATTAAG GTTCGTCAAGCTGCCGACCGAAGTGAAGAAGGAGATATTTGGGACGCTCAAGGGCCTGATCGCACAAGCGTCGTTATCGGCTAAAAAGTCACCTAGTTCTCCGGTCGAAACAACAAACAACCAGATATTGCAGTCTTACCTTGGGAAGGCCTTCCCCGACAAGCCCGGCGACGGCCCCAATGGGCCGACAGTACCCTCTATAGAAAGAATCCACAAAAGGCTGCAAAGGGATACACACAAGATTCTGGGCTGGCACGTCGCCACAAGCCTGTGCCAGAAGGATTCCCACATCACTGCCAACATTGGAGATGACATGTACAAGTTGGTAAAGGCGCCGGCCGATGGAGTCCTCTCCGAGTTGTCGCGGAACTACAACACTGCGGTCACGCTCTCCAACTACTGCGTGCACCTGGTGAAGGAGGCGCTTCTGCCAGACAACGGCCTCATGGCCAGAAAGGTCTTTCACGCTGTCCGCGTTGAGGTCCGGGACGCCCTGCGCGGGTCTAGAACCCCAGGCGACGATTCCATCTTCAATATCGGCACACAGCTGAAGGCCGTTCTCAAGGAGAGGTACAGCAAGGAGGACCTCTGGAAGAACCTCGCAAGGTTCTGGGTGGGATACCTCCTGTACCTGTCGGCGTCCACCAGGGTGGCCAAGCACCGGATGCACCTCCAGGGCCGCGGAGAGCTCACCACGCACCTGTGGGCGCTGCTCTCGCACGCCGGCTTCCTTGGTGAAGACACGGCCCATGGTCAGCAACTGCTCGACACGGTTGACGGTGCCGGTGCCTCATCCGTCGAGTAG